In Pseudonocardia sp. DSM 110487, the sequence CACACCGCCGACGTGTTCGCGCAACGCGCGGCCCACACCAGGAGGCAGGCGCAGCAGGTGCGCGACCTGGTCGAGGACCGATCGACGGACCCGGAGCACGGCGGTGCGGCGAGCGGCCCATGATCCCGTGCGCCGCGCGGCACCATCGGCGGCGCCCCGCGTTCCCCGCGAGTGCGGGGCGCGGGATCCTGTACGCGTGGCCGAGCCGGACCCCGCCTTCGAGACGCTGCTGGAGCACCTGCGTGACACCCGCGGCTTCGACTTCACCGGGTACAAGCGCTCGAGCCTGTCGCGGCGCGTCGACCGGCGGATGACGCAGGTCGGCGTCACCGACTACGCCGGGTACCTCGACTACCTCGAGATGCACGGCGAGGAGTTCACCGCGCTCTTCAACACGATCCTCATCAACGTCACCGGGTTCTTCCGCGACCCGGAGGCGTGGGAGTTCCTGCGCACGCAGGTGCTGCCGGAGCTCCTCACCGGGAAGGGCCCGCACGAGCCGATCCGGGTGTGGAGCGCGGGGTGCGCGTCCGGGCAGGAGGCGTACACGCTCGCCATGCTGCTGACCGAGCTGATGGGCGTCGACGAGTTCCGCGACCGGGTGAAGATCTACGCCACCGACGTCGACGAGCACGGCCTCGCCCATGCCCGGCACGCCGCCTACGAGGAGCGCGAGGTGCGCTCCGTCCCGTCGGCGCTGCTGGAGCGCTACTTCGAGCGCCATGGCCAGACCTACACGTTCCGCAAGGACCTTCGCCGATGCGTCATCTTCGGGCGCAACGACCTCGTGCAGGACGCCCCGATCTCCCGCGCCGATCTGCTCGTCTGCCGCAACACCCTCATGTACCTCACCGCGGACACGCAGGCCCGCATCCTCGCTCGCTTCCACTTCGCGCTCGCCCCGTCGGGCGCGCTGTTCCTCGGCAAGGCCGAGATGCTGCTCAGCCACGGCGGTCTCTTCGCGCCGATCGACCTCAAGCACCGGGTGTTCCGCAAGGTGCCGCGCGCGGTCGCGGGCGGCGCGACGATCATGGCGGACCCGATCCCGATCGGCGGTCCCGCCGCCACCGCGAGCGTGCACGACCGGATCCGGGAGGAGGCGCTGCTCGCGGGACCGGTGGCGCAGCTCGTCATCACGGCCGACGGGCACGTCGCGCTGGTCAACCACCAGGCCGAGACGCTGCTCGGGGTGTCGATCCGGGACAAGGGGCGCCCGTTCCGCGACCTGGACGTGTCCTACCGCCCTCTGGAGCTGCGCCGCAGCATCGAGCTGGCGCTGGAGGAGCGGCGCACGGTGCACGCGGGCGATGCGGTGTTCCACCGAGGCGGTGAGCAGCTCACGCTCGAGGTGCACGTGAGCCCGCTCGTCGACCGTGCCGCCGGGGTGCTCGGCGCCACCGTCGTGTTCCACGACGTCACCGAGGCCAGGCGCCTGCAGGGCGAGCTGGAGGCCACCCACCGGCAGCTGGAGACGGCGTACGAGGAGCTCCAGTCCACCAACGAGGAGCTCGAGACGACGAACGAGGAGCTCCAGTCCACGGTGGAGGAGCTGGAGACCACCAACGAGGAGCTCCAGTCGACCAACGAGGAGCTCGAGACGATGAACGAGGAGCTCCAGTCCACGAACGACGAGCTCCAGGCCATCAACGACGAGCTGCAGGACCGCACCGGGCAGGTCGATGAGGCGAACGCCTTCCTCGAGGCGATCCTGTCCGGGCTGCGCGCCGGCGTGGTCGTGCTGGCCCCCGACCTTTCGGTGCGGGTGTGGAACCACGAGGCCCACGACCTGTGGGGGCTGCGGCCCGAGGAGACCATCGGGCAGCATTTCCTCACCCTCGACATCGGGCTGCCGCTGGAGAAACTCGCACCGATGATCCGCCGCGCCCTCGGTGGCGAGCCCGGCCCGCAGGAGCTCGCGCTCCCCGCGGTGAACCGCCGCGGCCACCGGATCGAGGTCCGCGTGCTCGGCAGCCCGCTCGCGGGCTACGACGGTCGGCCGGGCGGCGTGATCCTGATGATGGAGCAGGGCGACGGCACCGACGGGAGCGAGGTGGTCGGGGCACGATGACGGTCGTCGCCGGACTGTGGACCGAGGTCGAGGTACGCCCCGACCACGACCTGCTGTGCCTTCGGGGCGGGCTGTCACTGGCCACCGTGCCGCGCGCCCGCAGGGTGCTTGCGAAGCTGCTGCACGACCGCGGCGCCGTGATCGTCGATCTGGCCGATGCCGAGCTCGCGTGGGGCCCCGCCGCGGAGATCTTCCCCTCGACGCTCGCCTCGGCGGGCGGCTGGCCCACCACACGCCTCGTCCTCACGGGCGCGGATGGCCGGTTCGCCACCCAGCTGCGCGCGCTGCGGATCCACCGCTCCGTCCCGCTCGTCGACGACCCCGGAGACGCGCCGGCACACCTGTACCGCAGGCCGGAGCGGGTTACCCGGCACCGGGACCTCCCGGTGGACATCGTCGCGCCCGCGATGGCACGGGCCCTGGTGCGCGAGGCCTGCGCGGACTGGTCGGCCACCGCGGCGGAGGACGCGGCGGCACTCGTCGCGAGCGAGCTCGTGAGCAATGCCGTGCAGCACGCGGGCGGCACGTGCCGGGTGTCCGTTGCGGTCGACGGCACCCGCCTGCGCGTCGCTGTGCGCGACTACGCGCCGGGACACGGGCCGCGGCCCCGGCCGGTGGACATCAACCGGCCCACCGGGCGCGGCCTGCACCTGGTCGCGCTGCTCTCCTCCGCGTGGGGGGTGCACCAGCACCCCGACGGCAAGACGGCGTGGGCGGTGATCCCCCTCCCCGTCTGACGCTGCCCGTCCGGGAGTCAGGCGCCAAGCTCCAGCAAGGTGGCGTCGAGCGTCTCGCGATGGTGCAGGACGGGCCCGAGCTGGGTGATCTCGAGGACCCGGCGCACGATCGGTGGCCCGTCGGCCGTGCCGAACCGCACGCCGGCCGCCTCGGCGTCCCGGCGCGCGTCCATCAGCACGACCAGCCCCGTGGACCCGCAGAACGTGAGCCTCGCCAGGTCGATCACGAGGCAGCGCGGCGTGGCCGCGACCGCGGCGCGGGCAGCGTGGCGCAGCAGATCCGCCGTGGACACGTCGACCTCGCCGATCGGCGCGAGCACCACCACACCGGGCCGGGACTCGGAGACCTCGACCCTGAGCAGGTCGGGACGCGGAGCAACCTGCAGCTGCTCGACGTCGCCGCGCTCGAAGTGCTCGTCCCTGTGGGTCATCCCGTTCCGCTCTCGTGATGGGGGCCCGTTGGGTTCTGAACGGGTGCAGAGGGCCTGGCCCGTGTCAATCACAGTGCACCCGCGGCAACGAACCCGCAAGTGGGTCCCATGCACCCGGAAGGGTTGATCTTGGAACGCCACGTGTGGGGTCGCACCGGCGGGGAACCTTCCCGGGCCCGGGAACGCCGGCGACGGGCGGGCGATGGCTCAGGCGCCTGCCGGGAGCGGATAGCGCAACAGGGCGCCGACGCCGTCGTCGAGTGGGTGTCCGACCAGTCCGGTGCGACCGCCCCCGAGCGGGACGAAGCCGGCGCCCGTGCCGGCCGCCGCGCGCAACAGGGCGGCGTCCACCGGAACCTCGTCGATCGGATCGGCGCCGGCGGCGCGCAGGTCCTCGGGCGCCGCCGCCACCTGCGCGGGCGCGCCGGAGATCCAGACCGTGGCCTCGCGCTGGACACCGGCGTCGAGCAGCAGTGTGTCTACCGCCTCGGCACGCAAGGCCGCGAGCACGGGCCCGATGCCCTCCACGGCGAGGCCGTCGGGGCGCCCGGCCGCCTTCTCGTAACGGTCGAGCACTGCGAGCCGCGCGTCGGTCACGACGTCACGGACGGCCTCGGCAACCGCGGCGGCAAGGTCGTCCCCACCCGTGCCGCCCCGTTCGAGCTCCACCGCGATCGACGCGCTCCGCTCCGCAAGGGCGTCGACGAGGCGCGACCGCGACCGCCCGTCGCCCGCGACGAGCAGCACCCTGGCCCCGGTGTCCGCAACGAGTCGGTCGACCCGCTCGGCGACCTGCGCCGTGTTGCGCCGCCAGCTCTCCTCCACCCGTTCCTGCATCGCGAGGTGCGACCAGCCGCCTCCGCGCACCTTGTGGACGGGATGGTCGCCGCCCTCGACGTGCTCCGCCACGACCGGCTGCTCGTCCGGGCCCGCGACGAAGATCTCCCCGCCGGCCTCGTCGACGCGCACGACCACCACTGGCACCGGCTCGGGCTGGTCGGCGAGGGCAGGCAGCAGGTCTGGCAGTGGGCCCCAGTGCGCAGCGGGACGCGCCGGGGGCTCCGGCAGCGCCCGGTCCAGCAGGACCTCGCCCCGGCCGTGGTCGGCGCGGTGGGCCACCAGCACCCGCCCCGCCCTTCCGACGGCGGGCGGGGCGTCCGTGACGGCGGCCGCGAGCGCGTCCAGCGTGGCGGAGTCGGCGCCCTGCGCGGTCAGCTCGTCGCGGGCCTGGGCCCACCTCAGCGCGATGGCGCGCGCCGCGTCGTCGGTGTCGTGCGACGCGTCCAGGTACACGGTGGCGAACGGGCCCGGCTTCCGGGTCAGCTCATGCAGGAATCGCAGGTCCACGTCAGTGGCCTACCCGGGTGCACCGGCGGGCATGCGGTGAGAATCGGGGTAATGAGATCACAGACATGAGATCGCGAACTCCGGCATGGGCGCGTTGGGCGCTGCTGATCGTGCTCACGGTCGGGAGTACCGCCGCGCTGACGCCGCTCGGCGTGCCGTCCCCCGCGCTCTTCGCGGGGCTGGTGGTCGCCACCGTCCTCGCGCTCGCCGGGCTGCCGGTGGCCGCGCCCGGGCCGGTGAACGGTGCGGCGCAGGCCGTCATCGGCGTGGTCATCGGCGTGCTCGCCCAGCCCGGCACGCTCGCCGGCCTGGCCGGCCAGTGGGTGCCGGTGCTGCTCGTGTCCGTCGCGACGCTCGCGGTCAGCATGGCGGCCGGCCTGCTCCTCGGCCTGCGGCGGGGCATCTCACCGCTCACCGGGATGCTGGCGCTCACCGCGGGCGGTGCGTCCGGGCTGGTGGCGGTGAGCCGTGAACTCGGTGGCGACGACCGCACAGTCGCGGTCGTCCAGTACCTGAGGGTCGGGATGGTCACCGCGACGATGCCGGTGGTTGCCACGCTCGGCTTCGGCGCTGCCGCTGGGGCAGGCCCCGGCGCGCCCGGCTCGGCGCCCCTCGTCGTCGACATCGGGTACCTCGCGGTCTGCGCGGTGGCCGGGACGGTGCTGGCGCGGGCCGCCCGGGTGCCGGCCGGTGCGCTGCTCGGGCCGATGGTCGTGGCCATCGCGATCAACATGACCGGATGGTCCTTCGGCGCCATCCCGCCCGCGCCGCTGGTGGAGATCGCGTACGCGGTGATCGGGTGGCAGGCAGGCGCCCGGTTCACCCGGGAGAGCCTGCGCACGGTGCTCGGCGCGCTCCTCCCCGCCGCGACGCTCGTCGTGGGCGTCATCGTCGCGTGCGCGGGACTGGGCCTCCTGCTCTCCACCCTCACCGGCACCACGCCGCTCGACGGCTACCTCGCCACGACCCCTGGCGGTGTCTACGCCGTGCTGGCGACCGCGGTCTCCGCGGGCACCGACGTCACCTTCGTCATGGCGGTGCAGGTGCTGCGTGTGATCGTGATGCTGCTGGTGACGCCGGCGATCGCCCGGCTCGCAGGCCGCGCCCTCCCCTGATCCATCACCCGTTCGGCGTAAGAAATGGGTGTGGTGTGGCAGGGCGGGTAACCCGCGGCCGAACGAGAGAGATCGGAGGATCCGATGGGCCGCGACGAGAAGATGGACCACAAGCTCGAGGAGCTCGGGGGCAAGGCCAAGGAGGCCGTCGGCCGAGCGACGGACGACGAGGCTCTCGAGGCTCAGGGCGAGCGCGACCAGACGAAGAGCAACCTCAAGCAGGCGGGTGAGAAGGTCAAGGACGCCTTCAAGCGGCGCTGACCGCCCGCCCCGAATCGGGCCCCGGCCGTCCCCCGACCGGCCGGGGCCCGGCCATGTCCGGCTGTTTCGGCACTGCCCGTCGCAGGTACATGGAACAGGTGGATGGGTGGGGAGAGGCGATGGCGCCGTGCCGCATCGGGTTCGTCGGGACGGGCGGGGTGGCCCATCGCCACGCTCGGGTGCTCGGGGCGATGCCCGATGTGCGGCTCGTCGCCGCTACGGACGTCGACCGCGCCTGCGCGGCGGTGTTCGCCGAGGCCCACGGCGCCCGCGTCGTTCCCGACCTCGACGCCCTGCTCGGCGAGGAGCTCGACGCCGTCTACCTGTGCGTGCCCCCGTTCGCGCACGGCGAGCTCGAGGTGGCGATCGCGTCCGCCGGGGTGGCACTGTTCGTGGAGAAGCCGCTCGCGTGCGACCGGCCGACCGCCGAATGGGTCGCGCGGCGGATCAGCACGTCCGGGGTCCTGACGCGGGTGGGCCACCACTGGCGCTGCGCCGACCCGGTGCAGCGGGCCCGGAAGCTGCTCGACGGCAGGCGTATCCGGCTCGTGTCCGGCTCGTGGCTGGACTGCACGCCACCGGCGGCGTGGTGGGCCGACCGGGCCCGGTCCGGCGGGCCGCTCGTCGAGCAGGCCGTGCACGTGCTGGACCTGGCGCGCGTCCTCGTCGGCGAGGTCACCGAGGTGCACGCCGCGTCCGGCGGGCGGCTGCCCGGCGGAGTCGAGTCCGCCACCGGCGCCCTGCTGTGCTTCGCGGGCGGCGCAGTCGGCACGTTCGCCACGGCGTGCGTGCTGGACGGGAAGCACCGCGCGGGGCTGGAGATCGTGGCCGACGGGATCGTCGTCGGGGTCGGCGAGGACTGGCTCGACGTACGCGACGGCGAGGGTGCCCACCGCGCCGAGTACGACGCCATGGCCGCTCGCACCGCCGTCGACGCCGCGTTCGTCGCCGCGCTGCGCGGCACGCCCGTCCCGCCCGAACGCGACGCGCCCGACCACGCCGAGGCGCTGCGCAGCCATCGCCTCGCCTGCGCCCTCGCCCGCTCGGCGGGGTCCGGACGCGCGGAGATGGTGAGGTGAGCGCGACCGATCGGGCGATCGTGGTGCGCGCGCCCGGCGAGGCCGCCGTGCAGGAGGTGCCGGCAGGGGACGGCCCGGTCCGGCTCGCGACTGTCTGCTCGGGGGTGTCGGCCGGCACCGAGCTCTCCTTCCTCACCGGCACGAACCCGGCGCTGCACGCCCACCACGACCCGGAGCTGGGGCTGTTCCGCACCGACCTGCCGGCCACCGGCTACCCCGTGACCCGCATCGGGTACATGGAGGTCGCGCGGGTGGTCGAGAGCGATGCGCCAGGGGTGACCCCTGGCGCCCTCGTCGCCGCGGCCTACGGCCATCGCACCGGTTGTCGCGTCGACCCACTGGCGGAGCGGGTCGTCGTGCTGCCGTCCGACCTCGACCCGCTGCTCGGCATCTACGTCGCCCACATGGGCCCGATCTGCGCCAACGGCCTCCTCCACGCCGCCGCCGACCTGTGCGGCACCGACGTACGCGCCCTCGGCGACGGCGTGCGCGGACGGCGGGTCGTCGTGGTGGGCGGCGGGGTCGTCGGGCTGCTCACCGGGCTGTTCGCGCACCGGCACGGGGCGGCCGATGTCGTGCTGCTCGACCCGACGCCGGAGCGCCGCGCGGCAGCCGTCGGGCTCGGGCTCGAGGCGCTCGACCCGGAACAGGCGGATCCAGCCGTCGTGCTCAAGACCCGCTGGCGGCACGGCCCCGGTGACCGCGGCGCCGACGTCGTCTTCCAGTGCCGCGGCCGCACCGCGGCACTCGCCACAGCGCTGCGGCTGCTGCGCCCCCAGGGCACCATCGTGGACCTCGCCTTCTACACCGACGACGGCTCACCGCTGCGCCTCGGAGCCGAGTTCCACCACAACGGGCTCGTCATCCACTGCGCGCAGATCGGCCGGGTGCCCCGCGGCACGGCCCACGCGTGGGACCGCGAACGCCTCTCGACCGAGACGATCGACCTGCTCCAGGCCGAGGGCACCGTCGTGCGCAAGCACATGATCACCGACGTGCTGCCGTTCGCAGACGGCCCGGCGCTGCTGCACGACCTCGCGGCCCGCCGCCGCCACGTCGTGCAGGCCGTGCTGACCTTCGACGACCCCTCGCCATGATCATCGGATCGGTGCGGGGCCGGCCACATACGGCCGTGAGGGCACCCACCCGGTGATCTCCGCGATCGCTGCAGTCCAGTCGACGCCCATGATCATCGCGTGGGTGCTCCGCCGGC encodes:
- a CDS encoding CheR family methyltransferase — encoded protein: MAEPDPAFETLLEHLRDTRGFDFTGYKRSSLSRRVDRRMTQVGVTDYAGYLDYLEMHGEEFTALFNTILINVTGFFRDPEAWEFLRTQVLPELLTGKGPHEPIRVWSAGCASGQEAYTLAMLLTELMGVDEFRDRVKIYATDVDEHGLAHARHAAYEEREVRSVPSALLERYFERHGQTYTFRKDLRRCVIFGRNDLVQDAPISRADLLVCRNTLMYLTADTQARILARFHFALAPSGALFLGKAEMLLSHGGLFAPIDLKHRVFRKVPRAVAGGATIMADPIPIGGPAATASVHDRIREEALLAGPVAQLVITADGHVALVNHQAETLLGVSIRDKGRPFRDLDVSYRPLELRRSIELALEERRTVHAGDAVFHRGGEQLTLEVHVSPLVDRAAGVLGATVVFHDVTEARRLQGELEATHRQLETAYEELQSTNEELETTNEELQSTVEELETTNEELQSTNEELETMNEELQSTNDELQAINDELQDRTGQVDEANAFLEAILSGLRAGVVVLAPDLSVRVWNHEAHDLWGLRPEETIGQHFLTLDIGLPLEKLAPMIRRALGGEPGPQELALPAVNRRGHRIEVRVLGSPLAGYDGRPGGVILMMEQGDGTDGSEVVGAR
- a CDS encoding AbrB family transcriptional regulator, with protein sequence MRSRTPAWARWALLIVLTVGSTAALTPLGVPSPALFAGLVVATVLALAGLPVAAPGPVNGAAQAVIGVVIGVLAQPGTLAGLAGQWVPVLLVSVATLAVSMAAGLLLGLRRGISPLTGMLALTAGGASGLVAVSRELGGDDRTVAVVQYLRVGMVTATMPVVATLGFGAAAGAGPGAPGSAPLVVDIGYLAVCAVAGTVLARAARVPAGALLGPMVVAIAINMTGWSFGAIPPAPLVEIAYAVIGWQAGARFTRESLRTVLGALLPAATLVVGVIVACAGLGLLLSTLTGTTPLDGYLATTPGGVYAVLATAVSAGTDVTFVMAVQVLRVIVMLLVTPAIARLAGRALP
- a CDS encoding Vms1/Ankzf1 family peptidyl-tRNA hydrolase; amino-acid sequence: MDLRFLHELTRKPGPFATVYLDASHDTDDAARAIALRWAQARDELTAQGADSATLDALAAAVTDAPPAVGRAGRVLVAHRADHGRGEVLLDRALPEPPARPAAHWGPLPDLLPALADQPEPVPVVVVRVDEAGGEIFVAGPDEQPVVAEHVEGGDHPVHKVRGGGWSHLAMQERVEESWRRNTAQVAERVDRLVADTGARVLLVAGDGRSRSRLVDALAERSASIAVELERGGTGGDDLAAAVAEAVRDVVTDARLAVLDRYEKAAGRPDGLAVEGIGPVLAALRAEAVDTLLLDAGVQREATVWISGAPAQVAAAPEDLRAAGADPIDEVPVDAALLRAAAGTGAGFVPLGGGRTGLVGHPLDDGVGALLRYPLPAGA
- a CDS encoding zinc-binding dehydrogenase: MSATDRAIVVRAPGEAAVQEVPAGDGPVRLATVCSGVSAGTELSFLTGTNPALHAHHDPELGLFRTDLPATGYPVTRIGYMEVARVVESDAPGVTPGALVAAAYGHRTGCRVDPLAERVVVLPSDLDPLLGIYVAHMGPICANGLLHAAADLCGTDVRALGDGVRGRRVVVVGGGVVGLLTGLFAHRHGAADVVLLDPTPERRAAAVGLGLEALDPEQADPAVVLKTRWRHGPGDRGADVVFQCRGRTAALATALRLLRPQGTIVDLAFYTDDGSPLRLGAEFHHNGLVIHCAQIGRVPRGTAHAWDRERLSTETIDLLQAEGTVVRKHMITDVLPFADGPALLHDLAARRRHVVQAVLTFDDPSP
- a CDS encoding ATP-binding protein produces the protein MTVVAGLWTEVEVRPDHDLLCLRGGLSLATVPRARRVLAKLLHDRGAVIVDLADAELAWGPAAEIFPSTLASAGGWPTTRLVLTGADGRFATQLRALRIHRSVPLVDDPGDAPAHLYRRPERVTRHRDLPVDIVAPAMARALVREACADWSATAAEDAAALVASELVSNAVQHAGGTCRVSVAVDGTRLRVAVRDYAPGHGPRPRPVDINRPTGRGLHLVALLSSAWGVHQHPDGKTAWAVIPLPV
- a CDS encoding STAS domain-containing protein, translated to MTHRDEHFERGDVEQLQVAPRPDLLRVEVSESRPGVVVLAPIGEVDVSTADLLRHAARAAVAATPRCLVIDLARLTFCGSTGLVVLMDARRDAEAAGVRFGTADGPPIVRRVLEITQLGPVLHHRETLDATLLELGA
- a CDS encoding Gfo/Idh/MocA family protein, encoding MAPCRIGFVGTGGVAHRHARVLGAMPDVRLVAATDVDRACAAVFAEAHGARVVPDLDALLGEELDAVYLCVPPFAHGELEVAIASAGVALFVEKPLACDRPTAEWVARRISTSGVLTRVGHHWRCADPVQRARKLLDGRRIRLVSGSWLDCTPPAAWWADRARSGGPLVEQAVHVLDLARVLVGEVTEVHAASGGRLPGGVESATGALLCFAGGAVGTFATACVLDGKHRAGLEIVADGIVVGVGEDWLDVRDGEGAHRAEYDAMAARTAVDAAFVAALRGTPVPPERDAPDHAEALRSHRLACALARSAGSGRAEMVR
- a CDS encoding CsbD family protein, whose product is MGRDEKMDHKLEELGGKAKEAVGRATDDEALEAQGERDQTKSNLKQAGEKVKDAFKRR